Below is a window of Neofelis nebulosa isolate mNeoNeb1 chromosome 8, mNeoNeb1.pri, whole genome shotgun sequence DNA.
CCCAACCCCTCCCATCTTGCAAAATCAATTAGTTGTCTGTAATAATGAGTTTGTTTCAGCTTTggttgtttgttaattttttttttttagattctctatataagtgaaatcaggtgatatttgtctttgtctgtctggCATATTTTATGTAGCATAATCTCCTCTATGTCCATCGATGTTGTTTTAAATAGCAATATCTCATCCTCTTTTatagttgaataatatttcattgtatatgtgtgtgtgtgtgtctgtgtgcatgtgtgtataatgtcttctttatccattcatctatgagtGTGCACTTTgcgttgcttccatatcttagtttttgtgaataatgctccaAAAACTGCAgggctgcatatatcttttggaaTTGGTATTTttagttgaatatttttattacttagaaTAGTAAGAAAAATGATTTGTGTTCCATAACCACTGGTTTTATGTTCACAATCATAAATCATTTACATGGGAACTTGGAATGTTTAGCTAATGAACTCAAGATTTCCTATAGCTGTATATAGCAAGATAGTGGAGATTAGAAggttaaaatttcattttctcttattaaATATTCATGATAATATTAATTCATCTTAATCAAAATTTTGATGTATTTGTGTGAAACAGTAATTTAAGGACCATATCTTTGAAGGTTTGTGTACTTTCTGGTTCCTTAAGGGGTACGTGAAGTGTTTCAACATGGGGACAAAGGAGTTATTGAGAATAGCTACTACTTTTGTCAGTGATGGCCTTTTTTCCTGCAGAATAATTAGCATATTTGGAACTGGAGGTAACAATCATGTGAGAAATACAAGAGGAGAAAaactttttcttgtctgactgaCAGATGTGATATACATGTAGGACAAAATCACAAACGCCAAAGTGAATAGCGAAGTAATCCAAACAAAGTAAAGGCCAATTACTTCTAGGAACCTTGCATCTGAGAATATGGTTGTACAAGGGAAAGATAGTCACATGCAAAGTGGTCAGTGATATTAGAAGCACAGTTATCCGGCTGGAGCAGAAGTATAAGGGGTAGCATAAATGACCAGAAACATGCCCAGTCATGCACAGAGCGTAAACAGGTTGCAGAGATTCCTGTTTTTGATGGTTGTGTAATGAAGGGGTTTGCAAATGGCAACATAGTGGTCAATGGACATGGCAATTAGGATGGGAAGTTCAGCCACctccatgaaaagaaagaaaaattcttctgggtggctcagtcggttgagcgtccgacttcagctcaggtcacgatctcatggttcgtgagttcgagccccgcgtcaggctctgggatgatggctcagagcttgcttccgattctgtgtctccctctctctctgcccctcccccattcatgctctgtctctctctgtctcaaaaataaataaacattaaaaaaattaaaaaaaaattcttgcgcTATACAATTATTATGAGAAATGTTTTTGTCTTTGGTAATAATTGCCCTCAGAAATCTAGGAATATATATAGTTGTAAAGGAGAGTTCTAAGAAAGAGAAGTTCCAGGCAAGAAATACATAGGCATGTGTAGATCCATAGACCATCACCAGGTTAGAGTGATGATTAGTCAGGTTTCCAGtgacacatatatgtatgtgatgaataaaaagatgaaaatcacaATCAGAAGATCAGGATCATCATAAAGGCCCAGCAGGACAAACTGATCATTTTGTGCttgttcatttccttctcttttctttcctctttttttaacaATATGTGACAGTGTTAATGGATTTGGAGAACATTAGGTtagatgaaataagtcagtcacatgacagaagaacaaaaaaaggataaatcCACTTTTATGAAGTGTTAAAATtggtcaaactcatagaaatggAGGATAGATGGTGGCTGCCTTGGGACAGGTTGGAGTGGCCAATGGGGAATTGATGGTAGCTGCTATAAAGTTCCAttctgtggggctcctgggtggctcagttggttaagtgactttggctcacatcatgatattttggccatgagttcaagccctgtgtcaggcttgtgctgagagctcagagcctgaagcctgctttggattctttgtctccctctctctctgcccctcccccactcatgctctgtctctctctctctctctctcactcaaaaatacacattaagaagaaaaaagttaagtTCTGTTAGAGGAATAAGTTCTGAGAATGTTGAAGATGAATATTGTTGAATAACATTGTTTGCTGTAGTACATTTGCTTACAGTTAATACTATATTGTGCTTTTGAGAAATAAGAGGGTAGATTTTGTGTTAAATATTCTCAccacttaataaatataatttgtacTGATTCCAAACTATAGCAGTTAGATATAAAGACCAATATTAACAATAACAATCACTGCTATTTATTGTTAGCTGTTTATACTATATGCCTGACAGGTTCATTTCCATTCCTAAGTACATTATATATGCCAGATTTATCTGACACCTGCCTTATCAATGAGGAAGTATATGTTGAGAGGTTATAGAAACCCTCAGTTTGCCAACTATTTGCCTTATTTAGCATACAAATTATACTTCAGAGAAGATGAAATTGAGAAACCATGCATAGGTTTTCCCTTACATTTTGAGTCTActtcatttttctataatttattttgtttgtttctcaacTCCTGTGATGTATTCCTCAATTGAATAAATTGCATAGTGATCATTAGGCATGTTGGGCTACTAATTAGGATTGTAGTATATTTTCTATTACTAAAAAGTAGTTCATATAATTTAGATTACATTTTAAGTTTCCACAATTCTTAtttaatgtacacacacacacacacacacacacacacacacacacacacacacatctttccaAAATACTTTAGGCACTTAATGCCTTACATAGAGTGAGTGGAAGAATATTATcaggtgatattttattttatatgaaaggGATAAATTTTCTTCTTATGAAGCTCTTATTTTCTATGAAACCTAAATGATTTTGTTTAGGCATTAAATAACTTAGATACATGTCCTGTTGGAAACTTGTCCAAAACTAGAGAAGAAGCTATACATATGTATTTCAGCATAGTCAGAAAATGGAGCTTACCCTCCATGGAATTAGAGAAAGTGACTTATCTTACATATCTAAAACAGATATTGCTTCACTATTGTCACACaatatgtgtacacatgtatatgcatatatatatttacctgtATATCTACCTATATCTACTGAGTACAGGATTTGGAAATATGAAGATGTATTTATATTGTTAAAGATCTACACTTCTTTTAGCCAATAGGTAAATTACATGCACATACTCCATTAAGTGAGCAgtatttcttggtttttaaatgaaagcattcaCATGTTCCATAAATCACATGgcagttaaataattttttccctaGAGAAGTGGCAAGATGTTTAAGGGAAATTCTGTCAAAtatcaatgaaataataaaattgtgttttctgTATAGAGTAAGTAAAATATCATAACAGTATTTACACAGTGTCCCCTCCATTCCTGGTGATAATGGTTTTCCTAAACAAAACTTAAAGtacaactttattttataaaacaattattgCTCGAGAAGTTGCAACTAACAAAGTGTTCAGAAAATGGAACCTTTAGAAAGACGTATGAAATTACTGCAATTGAATGGGAAATATATTATAGTGCTTGTAAGctgttaaaaacagagaacaaaagtgTAAGGATGACAGGAAGGCCATTGTGATTTGAATAAGTTCCTTGAATTTcatgtttgtatattttaaattgctGTGCAAGTGTGTGTCTAATTTATGACACCACAGCATTTCATTTGCTTGAGAAAAATACTATCTTCCTTGCCTTGTCCATGAAGGCTTGCCTGACTTGCTGATTCCTTAGGCTGTAAATAAATGGGTTCAGCATGGGGGCCACTGAGGTGTTTAGCACAGCAACTCCCTTGCTCAGAGACACTGTGTCTTTTGCTGATGGATTAATGTACATGAAAATGCAGCTGCCATAGGAGATGGAGATGACAATCATATGGGATGAACATGTGGAAAAGGCCTTTTTCCTCTGACTAGTAGAAGGAATTCTTAAAATTGTTCTGATGATATGTGTGTAAGACAGAAATATCAAGGCCAAAGTGAACATTAAAGTGAACACAGCACAGGAAAACCCCAGCGCCTCTAAGAATTTTGTGTCTGAACAGGAAAGTTGCAGCAGGGGAAAATAATCACAGGTAAAATGGTCAATAATATTAGACCTACAGTAATTAAGGTTTAGGAGCAACATGAGTGCAGGGAATATGATTAAGAATGACGTTAGCCACGAAGAGAAGACAAGGAGTATGCAGACTCTGTGATTCATGATGGTCATGTAATGCAGAGGTTTGCAGATGGCAATGTAACGGTCATAGGACATGGCGGCCAGAAGGTAAAATTCAGTGACTCCCAAGAGAATGTAAAAAAATAGCTGAGCAATGCAGTCATTAAAGGAAATGGTTTTATCTCCAGTCATCATGGTGCCCAGGAACTTGGGTATGCTGACAGTTGTGAATGAAACCTCTAATAAGGAGAAGTTtctgaggaagaaatacatgggggTCTGGAGGTGAGAATCCAGCAGGGTAAGGGTGATAATGGTCAGGTTGCCAGTGATGCTGAGCAGGTAGGTGATGAGCAGAGAGACAAAGATCACCACCTGAAGCTGTGGGTCATCTGACAATCCCAGGAGGATAAACTCTGTTATTTCTGTGTGGTTTCTCATTCCTCAGttgcttatttattgttttctccaAACCTCCAGAAGAAAGCCCAAGGAACAAACTCGAAGAGTGGTTAACAAAGGTCCAAGTGTGAAGCCAGAATTTTGCTTAAATAGTATGTCATTTCCTCTGCAGGGGAAATTTTAAGTGAATTGATAATAGCAATGACCTgttaatttcttctgttttgtagGAGAAAACGCTTGTTTAGGCAGGTTTGAAAACCTTCAATATCACAAAACTTGAAGTGCTAGAGCAGGGTTTTTCCCCAGGCTTTTCTGACTCCAAATATTACCTTTTAACTTTCAGAGACATGCCCATGACGTTTCTTTCCAGTGAGAACTACTTTGTGCTTTTGTTCCAATTGTAcaccagtttctttttctctgtaactTAAACTTTAATTACACTGAGAATcctaaaaaatggaaagatactgtattttttaatatagagtGTGTTTTGTCCTTCAGCATTGATCAACTTTTGCTAACGCTCAGCTTTTACAATTCTTCCTAGTACCTCACAAAGTCAGATATATTACAGTCATCACTACCAGCAACCTTAGGTGTTAGAGTTACAggcaagaaagaggcagaaaataatttaagctGGAAGAGCTTAGAACTGAGCTTGATCACATCTGAATCCCtggcaatattttataatttttcagccTATGTGTAATTATTATGACCCATGTTCCTATACAAATGATTTGtccttctatttaaaatattattgttgttgttgttgaagaatTTCCCTCAGTTAAAGAGTTACATAAGTGCTCTGCAAGGAGATGGGGTAAatagtttaatttctttatttgcatATGGTTTCAAAATAgtgagttttaatttctttttttaaaacaaaatttaaatgatattatCATAGTTATTTCCGTAAGGAAGAGTGACGATATCTAGGTTTGATTCCAAGCCACTTATTAGGTATGAAGCCATGTGGTCTCTCTGTGTTACTTGTATAAATACAGTTTATTTCTCTGTATACAGGCCTATCTTACAAAGTCATCatgagtattaaatgagttaatatatatgaagcgtggggcgcctgggtggctcagttggttgggcctccgacttcggctcaggtcacgatctcgcggtccgtgagttcgagccccgcgtcgggctctgggccgatggctcagagcctggagcctgcctctgattctgtgtctccctctctctctgcccctcccccgttcatgctctgtctctctctgtcccaaaaataaataaacgttaaaaaaaattaaaaaaaatatatgaagcgTTTAGAAACAtgcttagtatttttaaaaagccataataAGATTGCTCAGTGGAGAAAATGTTCTCTAACCCCTGAGCTGAAAACCTCTGGGATTAGatggtgtctttttttaaaagatttacctaaaataaatagtaatgaataaatgaacatggAGAGAATCACATAgggacaataacaacaacaaaaatgaggtGGAATCACCTGGAGGTATCGTACCTGTGAAAATCTTAGCTTTGTTTTTCCACTTTATGACCATGGTGACCTCTCGCCACCATGGTGTATCTGCTTCCTGCACTCCATCACACTCTCTGCCCTCCAACAATTCACTTCTCTCAATCAGCTGAGATACAATCACCACATGTAGAAATTTGCTGCACTTCAACACTGCTACCAATGGCTGCCAATGGCCGCTtagtttctctgcctctccttagTAACAGTAATCTTTCTGAGAATGATTGTGAAACTTgccttaaataaaatatgtatatgtaactAGCCTTGTGGGTAGCGGATTTCAATGACACCTCAAATCACCTTCTTCCCAACTTCACAACACTGGGTTTAATACCCTTAGTAGGAGTCAGTCCCCTAAGAATCTTAGACTTATTCTTCCCAGCCCACCAAacatctgtgctgacatctccTGTGAACTCCTCACCACATTGTGCGTGTCTGAAAGTTAGGATGCAGTGTTGCCTTCAAAACCATGTAACACAATCTAATGCCCAGAAGAGTCACAGTAGGCTTAAAATATACACttgtttaattcattaattaagtGATGTTGAGTTTGTTGTTGAATCACACCAACAGGTGAGATTCTCCATTGTATGTCCAATTCCTACCTGCATTATGTAGGTTGTGTCTTTCTTTTACAAGCTGTAGTTGCCTACTTTATCTACTTTTCAGAGTGTATTTACCTACTGGACCTAAATTCCCTGTACTGAGTAAATTTATAACAAAGGACATGTAAAGGAGCCTAATATTTttggatatataatttttaaaaacatcataaaatattattttaaaattactttccttaagggcgcctgggttgctctgTTGGcggagtgtccaactcttggttttggctcaggtcatgagattaTGGTTtggggtcaagccccatgctgccagcccagagcctgcttgggattctctctctcttcctctctctgcccctcctcagcttacactgtctctctctctctctctctctttctctctcaaaataaataaataatctttaaatacataaaattacttTCATTAAACTTCTTTAACGTTCATTCTTTTAATTAAGATCATTTCTGCTCAATAACATCACTTGTCTTTGATCAGGGTTTCCTTTTCATTGAAAGTGCTAGTTTTTCCTAACACCTGGAAGTCCCAAAAGGCATTCTTATCCAATAGAAAATATCATTCTGAAAATTGAAATTTCTGTACTATTTTACTGGCATTGGAGATCCAGGAATAAAAATAGTGTATATTACTCTTCCATAGGTAATAATGTGTCAGTGCACTGTATTTTTACCAcaatttcaaggttttttttttttttgcttttgcttttttcctcttaCATTCctatcaattttaaaacatttttgaaaaataataccaTGACAGATTTACACATTCTGGCTACTGATTAAACCCTTTGTAGGAATGCACAAAGAGCTGTGAAGGAAGGTATTAATAGATAAGGAAGACTTCATGTGAACATCTGAAAGTGAATACTGACAGGCCAATTTTGTAGGACCAGAGAACACACTTGAACTGCAAaagaggggcatttgggtggctcagtgggctgatcatcccactttggctcagatcatgatctcacggttggtggttttgagccctgctttgggctctatgctgacagcttagagcctggagcctgctttgtattctgtgtctccgtctctctctgccccttccctgctcgcactctgtctgtctctcaaaaataaacataaaaaaattttttttaaaagaactgttaGAAGAGATGATCCACTATCACAGACTTGGGGGAGATATGCTATACTATTTATGTAAAGATGTTAATGAAAATTCAATGAATTGTATTCATTTACCAACATCAACTAAGCCTGATACATGTTAggccttcattcattcagcagccTTTTGGGAGAAATAAACTTCAGTGTTTAACAAGGTGCATATGATTCCTCAAGCCTGAGGCCATCCCAAGGATGTATTCATGCAGTGGATAAAGGATATCTCTAAGCATTTAACTCCTCTTTATTGTTTCTGAAGGCAGATCCATATTTCCCCCTGGAAGAACACGGTTTAGGTTAACCTCTATGTTATCTTCCACCTgttaagtcaaaatcaagaatccctTCAAGGACCCCTGAGACTGGCTCTTtgacatattcaaaatgaaagttaacaacaatacttcatttttgttgAATAAGATGGCCACAAAGTACCTTCAAGGTTTCATTCTGAAAGCACCCCTGCATAAGCCCTTTCAAAGTTGTTAACCACCAATTTAGTATTAACAATGACCTGTTAGTATTgtgactaacttgaatttaaataaataaatttttaaaaaaagacaaaggggcCTTTAGATAAACTAGATACTGATAACTTCTTTGATGCCCAAGATGAGAAAGGGAATTTGTTTTAAAGGATACATTACGGACAAAAAGGatgtttttttgagaaactagGAGTCTTAGActgattccattttatttgtggtgaattttgttgttgttgttgttaatgtctCAGTTGCCCTGGATGGACATATCCCTTAGTAATGCAATAACTTTGAGAATCTAATTGTTTCAACTTTTTCTGTTTACTAAGTTAAACTTCGCTAGAGGTCATTAGCAAAACTTCACAAATCATAGCTTCCAAGCGATGTGCTTTATGATCAAAtcactctttgttttattttttattttttttacctcatgAGTAAAGAGTTGTTCAGAGATTAGGCTCATAcattagaggaaaagaaaattgattaATTCAGTGTCATGGGTAACATCTAGTTCTGCTTCATAATTACTCAAAATTTACTTGCAATGTTCAGTCTTGGGCTTTGGGCCATGACACAGGTGTTCTCTAAGAACTTCTTTGGAACTGAATAAAGCAAAGTCTCCCGTGGAGAACCTAGTTAGCCACTGGAAGGATTGTACCTGTAGGAGTCGGTGGCAAATACCAGTTCCTAACCTCAAGCTTTCAGTTCTTTATTTAGACATcaataagcaaagaaaagagggaaagtgcATAAACTGATAATGATTATGGTATCAAAACACTATTAATTGCTTATTCATGACACTCTAGGGTAAATTACTGTCACAGAGTGTATGTGGGCTTTGCAGTTAGAGGAATGTGAGTTAAAAATACGCATGGGCTGCTTAATGGATGTGTGACTTTGGACTTTACTCAATTTCCCTAAGCATCAGTTCTGTTTATCATGGAGTTGAAATTTGAAGGGTGTTTTGGGAACTAACTGAAATAATATAAATGCAAGTGCTCTATAAACTATGTGGCACTTACTATGCTTTAAGAAGAGCTGGtgtatttactttattttcttttagttgaaATTGATTTCCAAGTCTGGGAAGATTATTAATACTATCTGTGATTGAGCAAAGCCATTATTGATTCCAATGAAATTCTAAGGACTTTTATATTCTATCTCATTTAGCCTTTATGACACATCTTTGGAACTTTTATCTTTATTCCCAAACGAAGCACCAGGGTCATTGTGGTTTTGTACATTAGATATATTTATACAGCTGACAAGTGATAAATATAATCACAGATTCTCTAAATTAAAGTCTGTTCTCTTAAAGAAAGTATGATATAACTTGTATTCAATTAGAAACACAAGCACAGAGATggtaattttctgtattttatttaatagagaatgaataaattgatataataaagcaaaatatactaacatatctttacattttaaaaaatatatccagttacaaaataaaactcCAGAATACTCTATTTGATCTAATTAAAAGTTGAACTGATAATTGATGAATCAATGATACGGTTTGGGAGACTTCCATTGCCTTCTATATGTCTGACTTACCTCTAATTTTCATACAGGCTCACTAACATGCAGAATGGCTGGATACAAAAAATACTAGCAATTGCTATTGTTGTAATCCAAGGAAACCAGTGTTCCCGAACATACGTCCTCTCCGTGAACCCCTTTGCTTtctatgttaatattttggtcttaaattttcattttatctagaGGGAATATATTTCTTTGAATGAGAAAGGAATGCAtgtataaaaggggaaaaaaatcagaagatgtTTTAAAACCATCCACTATGGCTGCTACGCAGATTCTGTATAGTATAAGCTACTTAGTGTTTTATATATTGTCTTCACTGCTGCCTCAAGGGGGATAATTCAGTGAATCCAAATTGCCAGAAGTACACACAAAACACTAAGGAATATAAAGCATAATACACATTagtattaaaatgagaaaaggaagctGTAGGACTGTGTCTgatga
It encodes the following:
- the LOC131519438 gene encoding olfactory receptor 6C1-like — protein: MRNHTEITEFILLGLSDDPQLQVVIFVSLLITYLLSITGNLTIITLTLLDSHLQTPMYFFLRNFSLLEVSFTTVSIPKFLGTMMTGDKTISFNDCIAQLFFYILLGVTEFYLLAAMSYDRYIAICKPLHYMTIMNHRVCILLVFSSWLTSFLIIFPALMLLLNLNYCRSNIIDHFTCDYFPLLQLSCSDTKFLEALGFSCAVFTLMFTLALIFLSYTHIIRTILRIPSTSQRKKAFSTCSSHMIVISISYGSCIFMYINPSAKDTVSLSKGVAVLNTSVAPMLNPFIYSLRNQQVRQAFMDKARKIVFFSSK